From one Fulvitalea axinellae genomic stretch:
- a CDS encoding LytTR family DNA-binding domain-containing protein, giving the protein MSESDYVQFVKQEDPSRSQIHHTSSIKIESFMNLNCLIVDDESLARRVIKRFLDDVPFLTLVGECKNAIEASQAIRENDIDLIFLDINMPKLSGLDFLKTLPNPPMAIVTTAYREYALEGYELDVVDYITKPIAFDRFLKAVNKAQKRKEETMPPQSVEKDTASNFFFVKTDKKLQKINADDILYIEGFGEYVKIHTEKECVITYLALKSLEESLSPSIFVRVHKSFIISIPKINNVEANIIRIQQHRIPVGQGYKKRFLDKVKALTR; this is encoded by the coding sequence TTGAGTGAATCAGACTATGTCCAATTTGTAAAACAAGAGGACCCTTCTCGTTCTCAGATTCACCATACTTCTTCAATTAAAATTGAATCATTTATGAATTTAAATTGTCTAATTGTTGATGACGAGTCATTAGCTCGCCGAGTAATCAAAAGATTTCTGGATGACGTTCCTTTCCTTACATTAGTGGGGGAATGTAAAAACGCAATAGAGGCTTCGCAAGCGATTCGTGAAAATGATATTGACTTAATTTTTTTAGATATCAATATGCCCAAGCTCTCCGGTCTAGATTTCCTAAAAACACTTCCTAATCCTCCAATGGCTATTGTAACCACCGCATATCGTGAATATGCTCTGGAAGGTTATGAATTGGATGTAGTGGATTATATAACCAAACCGATTGCTTTTGATCGTTTTTTAAAGGCAGTAAATAAGGCACAAAAAAGGAAAGAAGAAACTATGCCACCGCAATCGGTAGAAAAAGATACGGCATCCAATTTCTTTTTCGTGAAAACAGACAAAAAACTACAGAAAATAAATGCCGATGATATTCTTTATATTGAAGGTTTCGGTGAATATGTAAAAATCCACACTGAAAAAGAATGTGTGATTACGTATCTGGCATTAAAGAGCTTGGAAGAAAGCTTATCCCCATCAATTTTTGTTCGTGTCCATAAATCTTTTATTATTTCTATTCCAAAAATCAACAATGTAGAAGCAAACATTATCCGTATCCAACAACATCGTATTCCAGTTGGGCAAGGCTATAAAAAAAGATTTCTGGATAAAGTAAAGGCTTTGACAAGATGA
- a CDS encoding sodium-dependent transporter, which produces MKNRDGFSSKMGVIAAAAGSAIGLGNIWKFPYVTGTNGGSAFIILYLVAVVLVGLPAMLSAFIIGRATHRNAVGALKDLAPGSKWHWVGQMGILGAFLLLAFYSTVGGWTLEYIYASAAGELSGLDTESLKTFNSQFIADSTLSIFWQAIFIIATGWIVFFGVQKGIERYSKILMPMLFVIIIVLDIRALTLDGASKGIEFLFNPDFSKIDRNVILNAMGQAFFSLSVGLGTMVIYGSYIKKSENLGGIASQISVADTLIALLAGVAIFPAVFAYNIDPGAGPGLIFVALPNIFSQMPGGYFFSLIFFILLGVAALTSSISILETLVAYCVEEFKLKRKSAVFTMMSLLVIAGIPCTLSFGPWADHTVFGKTVFDLFDFTVSNLILPLGGLALLVFCGWIMKTETVKNEFTSFGKYGDALFPMFYFLVRFFAPIAMVLVFLNQLGVFAKI; this is translated from the coding sequence TTGAAAAATAGAGACGGCTTTTCATCAAAAATGGGAGTGATCGCGGCGGCGGCGGGCTCGGCTATCGGCTTGGGCAATATTTGGAAATTCCCTTACGTAACCGGGACCAACGGTGGTTCGGCTTTTATTATCCTTTATTTGGTGGCGGTAGTGTTGGTTGGTTTGCCCGCTATGCTTTCGGCCTTTATTATTGGTCGGGCTACGCACCGTAATGCTGTTGGTGCGCTTAAGGATTTGGCCCCGGGCTCAAAGTGGCATTGGGTAGGGCAAATGGGGATTCTCGGTGCTTTTCTGCTATTGGCTTTTTATAGTACCGTAGGAGGTTGGACATTGGAATATATTTATGCATCTGCTGCGGGTGAGCTTTCTGGGTTGGATACGGAATCGCTTAAGACATTTAATTCTCAATTTATAGCCGACAGCACTTTAAGCATTTTCTGGCAAGCCATATTTATTATTGCTACGGGATGGATTGTTTTTTTCGGAGTACAGAAAGGTATCGAACGTTATTCGAAAATTTTGATGCCGATGTTATTTGTTATCATCATTGTGCTAGATATACGCGCATTGACACTGGATGGAGCGTCAAAGGGCATAGAGTTTTTGTTTAATCCCGACTTCTCCAAGATTGACCGTAACGTAATCCTTAACGCTATGGGGCAGGCGTTCTTCTCGCTTAGCGTTGGTTTGGGTACCATGGTGATCTATGGTTCTTATATCAAAAAATCCGAAAACTTAGGTGGGATCGCTTCGCAGATTAGTGTTGCGGATACGCTTATCGCGTTATTGGCTGGCGTAGCGATATTCCCTGCAGTTTTTGCGTACAATATCGACCCTGGAGCTGGTCCTGGCCTTATTTTCGTAGCTTTGCCGAATATCTTTAGTCAAATGCCAGGGGGCTATTTCTTTAGCTTGATCTTCTTTATCCTATTGGGTGTTGCGGCGCTTACTTCCTCAATCTCCATCCTTGAAACACTTGTGGCTTACTGTGTTGAAGAGTTTAAGTTGAAAAGAAAAAGTGCGGTTTTTACAATGATGAGCCTCTTGGTTATTGCTGGAATACCATGCACACTTTCATTTGGGCCGTGGGCTGATCATACTGTTTTTGGAAAAACGGTTTTCGATCTGTTTGACTTTACGGTTTCCAATCTTATTCTTCCATTGGGCGGTTTGGCATTACTAGTCTTCTGTGGGTGGATAATGAAAACTGAAACGGTAAAGAACGAATTCACGAGTTTCGGAAAATACGGAGACGCCTTGTTTCCAATGTTTTATTTCTTAGTAAGATTTTTTGCTCCGATAGCTATGGTTTTGGTCTTTCTGAATCAGCTCGGGGTATTTGCGAAAATTTGA